In Tachysurus fulvidraco isolate hzauxx_2018 chromosome 11, HZAU_PFXX_2.0, whole genome shotgun sequence, one DNA window encodes the following:
- the LOC113637083 gene encoding traf2 and NCK-interacting protein kinase-like, protein MANKSPVSSLNKIDFCSSKDPEELFCLQKRVGGGSFGQVYKAVHIKTGEAAAVKVIDVNVAHQEDLKSEMNLLKTQSHHRNIAEYYGAFIKKGSPPIGDQLWLVMEFCAGGSVSDLINSTKEKHLSEDWTACITGEILKGLAHLHKYKIIHRDIKGQNVLLTDRAEVKLVDFGVSKQSEDTFSKHNTFIGTPYWMAPEVINCRENPNGSYDYKSDVWSLGITAIEMAEGEPPLCTMNPFHALLAISQNEAPTLNPNKWSDRFQSFIKACLVKDPTKRLSTNELLNHAFISNIQKHIRHIRHEIMIHRHKQKEEQMQAEKVREAEAELRSRERAPGKSPPSPVALNQKMSKKDERDLQVKLMKEHLKRKEWEKRQIKSEMKKQHKILQQKNSSGLHPQEQADKLVVNNQIYGNNHSRPQKIPPSSPNLNIRHAPPSCPVGRHNSSAHPQMQQQLCRSPTSPGQVPQICISPQEDFGVTLKSQRPDLRNETVRNYNSFNADLGHDCKRRSASPSPCRRGGQGNHRDENGNSLRNMYWMSRSQENVGLINLSSSAPEHTLQQAFGRREQRLYSTPHGNFLDVPHQQLLQPFPSEEKENGKNHRRRSSCQDLSSLGLQNRNCIPRSKSNCGQEFSPMINSPDKYNFGRKLIKVLGLSPRVSPHHSTSSSRSPSPGSSPTPTTPNDSPFSPIQ, encoded by the exons ATGGCAAACAAATCTCCAGTATCATCTCTGAACAAAATCGACTTCTGTTCTTCAAAG GACCCCGAGGAGCTCTTCTGTCTGCAGAAGAGGGTTGGAGGAGGTTCATTCGGGCAGGTGTATAAG GCTGTACATATTAAAACAGGAGAAGCTGCAGCTGTAAAAGTCATTGATGTAAATGTG GCGCATCAGGAAGATCTGAAGTCTGAGATGAACCTGCTGAAGACTCAGTCTCACCACCGCAACATCGCAGAGTATTACGGAGCGTTCATCAAGAAAGGCTCACCTCCCATAGGAGACCAACTGTGG ttggtAATGGAATTCTGTGCTGGTGGTTCTGTCTCCGATCTGATTAACAGCACAAAAGAAAAGCATCTAAGCGAGGACTGGACAGCGTGCATCACCGGAGAAATCCTCAAG GGATTGGCTCACCTTCACAAATACAAAATCATCCACAGAGACATTAAAGGACAGAACGTGCTGCTGACTGATCGTGCTGAAGTGAAACTGG tggacTTTGGCGTGAGTAAGCAGTCAGAGGACACCTTCAGTAAGCATAACACATTTATTGGGACTCCATATTGGATGGCACCAGAGGTCATCAACTGTAGAGAAAACCCCAATGGGTCCTATGACTATAAG agtgaTGTGTGGTCACTGGGCATCACAGCCATTGAGATGGCAGAAGGTGAACCAC CGCTGTGTACGATGAACCCCTTTCATGCGCTGCTCGCCATAAGTCAGAATGAGGCACCGACTCTAAATCCAAACAAATG gtCAGATCGTTTTCAGTCATTTATCAAGGCCTGTCTGGTGAAGGATCCAACTAAACGTCTGAGCACTAATGAGCTGCTGAATCATGCATTTATTTCCAACATCCAGAAACATATCCGACACATCCGTCATGAGATTatgatacacagacacaaacagaaag AAGAACAAATGCAGGCTGAAAAGGTGAGAGAAGCTGAAGCTGAGCTGAGGTCGAGAGAGAG AGCTCCGGGCAAGTCACCTCCGAGCCCCGTTGCTCTGAATCAGAAGATGTCGAAAAAGGATGAAAGAGATCTCCAGGTCAAactgatgaag GAGCATTTGAAAAGGAAGGAGTGGGAGAAACGTCAGATCAAGTCTGAAAtgaaaaaacagcacaaaatatTACAGCAGAAGAATTCTTCAGGACTTCATCCTCAGGAACAGGCTGATAAATTGGTTGTAAACAACCAG ATCTATGGCAACAACCATTCACGTCCTCAGAAGATTCCTCCCTCCTCTCCCAACCTGAACATTCGTCACGCCCCTCCCTCGTGCCCTGTAGGCAGACATAACTCTTCTGCTCATCCTCAGATGCAGCAGCAGCTGTGCAGGTCACCCACGAGCCCTGGGCAAGTGCCTCAGATCTGCATCTCACCTCAGGAGGATTTTGGAGTAACACTGAAAAGCCAAAGACCTGATTTGAGAAATGAAACCGTGAGGAATTACAATTCCTTTAATGCCGATTTGGGTCATGACTGCAAACGCCGCTCGGCCTCGCCCTCGCCCTGCCGCAGAGGAGGACAAGGCAACCACAGAGATGAAAACGGCAACAGCCTGAGGAACATGTACTGGATGTCCAGAAGTCAGGAGAATGTCGGGTTGATTAATTTATCCTCTTCTGCTCCTGAACATACGCTTCAGCAGGCATTTGGGAGGCGAGAGCAGCGCTTGTACTCTACGCCTCATGGGAATTTCCTTGATGTTCCTCACCAGCAGCTCCTGCAACCTTTTCCTTCAGAGGAGAAGGAAAACGGTAAAAATCACAGACGGCGTTCTTCGTGTCAGGATCTCTCCAGCTTAGGTCTGCAGAACAGGAACTGCATTCCTCGCTCAAAGTCTAACTGTGGTCAGGAATTCTCGCCCATGATTAATAGTCCAGACAAATATAATTTTGGTAGGAAATTAATTAAAGTCCTGGGGCTTTCACCTCGTGTATCACCACATCACAGTACGTCTTCCTCCAGATCTCCCTCTCCAGGCAGCAGCCCCACACCTACCACCCCGAATGACTCGCCCTTTAGCCCCATTCAGTAG